The following proteins come from a genomic window of Chelonia mydas isolate rCheMyd1 chromosome 15, rCheMyd1.pri.v2, whole genome shotgun sequence:
- the ZBED2 gene encoding zinc finger BED domain-containing protein 2 — protein MKQEEEEVVVRTEEEVGNAAGRRGAVPTHTHHGRGVRFSEVWEYFHIAPPRTGHHPSQYAACRLCGRQVSRGPGLNVGTTALWKHLRSMHREELEKSGHRQVNQCPVAHLPLVQHQPAAEGEWAQLMAQMGALALRASQRERDVEKREKAVERRARAVERRERAVERRERAVEEEERSLTERVLKMKAEEVQVRLKGTCERESALASAADLPMHFV, from the coding sequence AtgaagcaggaagaggaggaggtggttgtGAGGACAGAGGAAGAGGTTGGTAACGCAGCAGGGCGAAGAGGGGCAGtgcccacccacacacaccatgGCAGAGGAGTGAGATTTTCTGAGGTGTGGGAGTACTTCCACATTGCCCCACCCCGGACTGGTCACCACCCCAGCCAATACGCTGCCTGCAGGCTGTGCGGCCGACAGGTCAGCCGTGGTCCAGGGCTCAACGTCGGGACCACCGCTCTGTGGAAACACCTGCGGAGCATGCACAGAGAGGAGCTGGAGAAGAGCGGGCACAGGCAGGTCAACCAATGCCCAGTGGCGCACCTGCCTCTGGTGCAGCACCAGCCGGCTGCAGAGGGGGAATGGGCTCAGCTCATGGCGCAGATGGGGGCACTGGCTCTGCGTGCCAGCCAGCGGGAGAGGGACGTGGAGAAGAGGGAGAAGGCCGTGGAACGCAGGGCAAGGGCCGTGGAGCGGCGCGAGAGGGCCGTGGAGCGGCGCGAGAGGGccgtggaagaggaggagaggtctCTGACAGAGAGGGTGCTGAAGATGAAGGCTGAGGAGGTTCAGGTGCGGTTGAAAGGCACATGCGAGAGGGAGAGCGCCCTGGCCTCAGCTGCTGATCTCCCCATGCATTTTGTGTAG